The Candidatus Beckwithbacteria bacterium genome has a window encoding:
- a CDS encoding Fic family protein — protein MIKIMVNHIKELFPRIDLKLVKLQKLRPLPATAVRKLREKFQVEMTYNSNAIEGNSLTLKETFWVINEGITVKNKPLKDHLEAKDHHEALEYLYELVQPQNQLTISEKLIRNLHHLVMKKTDEDWAGRYRQSNVFITGTDHIPSDANIIPSAMNKFINWFRANRHRLHPIELAAKLHHQLVFIHPFLDGNGRTARLLMNVVLMRKGYPLAVILKNDRKKYYQVLQQADKDNYQPLIRFVAQAVERSLDIYLKTLTPITQKREKFSPLTEIAAKTHFSAKYLNLLARQGKLEAHKEKRNWLTSLDAIKRYLATRERKR, from the coding sequence ATGATTAAAATCATGGTAAACCATATTAAGGAATTATTCCCAAGAATTGACTTAAAACTGGTAAAACTACAAAAACTTAGGCCTTTGCCGGCTACCGCCGTTAGAAAACTCCGGGAAAAATTCCAAGTTGAGATGACTTACAACTCCAATGCCATCGAGGGCAATAGTTTGACCCTAAAAGAAACTTTTTGGGTTATCAATGAGGGCATTACCGTTAAAAATAAACCCCTCAAAGACCACTTGGAGGCCAAAGACCACCACGAGGCCTTGGAATATTTATACGAACTTGTCCAGCCACAAAATCAATTAACTATTTCCGAGAAATTAATTCGCAATCTTCATCATCTCGTAATGAAAAAAACTGATGAAGACTGGGCTGGCCGCTACCGCCAAAGTAATGTTTTTATTACCGGAACTGACCATATCCCATCTGACGCTAACATCATTCCCTCTGCCATGAACAAATTTATTAACTGGTTTCGGGCCAATCGCCACCGCCTGCATCCGATTGAGCTGGCTGCCAAACTACATCATCAGTTAGTCTTTATCCATCCATTTTTAGACGGCAACGGCCGTACCGCCAGATTATTAATGAATGTCGTTTTAATGAGAAAAGGCTACCCTCTGGCTGTTATTTTGAAAAACGACCGGAAAAAATATTATCAGGTTTTACAACAAGCGGACAAGGATAATTATCAACCCCTGATTCGTTTTGTCGCCCAAGCAGTTGAACGGTCTTTGGATATTTATCTTAAAACTTTAACGCCCATTACTCAAAAGCGGGAAAAATTTTCCCCTTTGACAGAAATTGCCGCCAAAACCCATTTTTCCGCAAAATATCTGAATTTATTAGCCCGCCAGGGAAAACTCGAGGCCCACAAAGAAAAACGAAACTGGTTAACCTCACTAGATGCAATTAAACGCTACCTTGCAACAAGGGAAAGAAAAAGATAG
- a CDS encoding type II toxin-antitoxin system HicB family antitoxin, giving the protein MDTKVLNYRIIIEPEKYKDGGVVYVAHCPTLGISDYGDTVEEVLISIKEGIQLAVECLAKKNQEVPVDSLEDQIITSAKISPPANLHFSLAA; this is encoded by the coding sequence ATGGATACTAAAGTTTTAAATTACCGTATTATTATCGAGCCGGAAAAGTACAAAGACGGCGGTGTGGTTTATGTGGCACACTGTCCCACTTTGGGGATTTCTGATTATGGAGACACAGTGGAAGAAGTATTGATCAGTATTAAAGAAGGAATTCAGTTAGCGGTTGAATGTTTGGCAAAAAAGAATCAGGAAGTGCCGGTGGATAGTTTGGAAGATCAAATTATTACTTCAGCCAAAATTTCACCGCCAGCAAATTTACATTTTTCTTTAGCCGCATGA